Proteins encoded by one window of uncultured Bacteroides sp.:
- a CDS encoding efflux transporter outer membrane subunit codes for MKKQIIGMMCATALLSSCNIYKTYERPQVETSGMYRDTTSVNKTLASDTTNMGNLPWKEVFKDPKLQALIETGLSRNVDLQTAMLRVEEVKAALLTARLAFLPSLSLSPQGTISSFDGNAATKTYQLPVTASWELDIFGNMLNVKREAQASLLQSKAYHQAVQTQVIANIANCYYTLLMLDKQLEITEKTAQNWGENVNTMKIMKKAGMTNEAAVSQSEATYYTVNATLPDLKKQIRETENSLSLILGQAPQNIERGTLAEQQMPEKLSVGIPLQMLSNRPDVKQAEMALAGSFYYTNQARSAFYPKIIINGSAGWTNSAGGAIVNPGKIIASAVGSLTQPIFDRGVNVAKLKIAKAQQQEALLAFQQKILNAGTEVSNALYKYQSSNEKCVQRKQQIQSLNSSVDKTQQLMKLGSSTYLEVLTAQQSLLSAQLSDVQDSFERIQSVISLYQALGGGR; via the coding sequence ATGAAAAAACAAATAATAGGAATGATGTGTGCAACTGCTTTATTAAGCAGTTGCAACATCTACAAAACATACGAAAGACCACAGGTTGAGACTTCGGGTATGTACCGGGACACTACTTCGGTGAATAAAACCTTAGCTTCCGATACAACTAATATGGGAAATCTTCCATGGAAAGAAGTTTTCAAAGATCCAAAACTTCAGGCTCTGATAGAAACAGGACTTTCCAGAAATGTAGATTTACAGACAGCCATGCTACGCGTTGAAGAAGTGAAAGCAGCTTTACTTACTGCCCGCTTAGCCTTTCTACCATCGTTATCTCTTTCTCCTCAAGGTACTATAAGTAGCTTTGATGGAAATGCAGCTACTAAAACATATCAACTTCCGGTTACGGCTAGTTGGGAATTAGACATATTCGGTAATATGTTGAATGTTAAACGAGAAGCTCAGGCATCTCTTTTACAAAGCAAGGCTTACCATCAGGCTGTGCAAACACAGGTAATTGCCAATATTGCCAATTGTTATTATACCCTGCTGATGCTTGATAAACAACTCGAAATTACAGAGAAGACAGCTCAGAACTGGGGTGAGAATGTAAATACGATGAAAATAATGAAAAAGGCTGGTATGACTAATGAAGCTGCTGTATCTCAGAGCGAAGCTACTTATTATACAGTCAACGCCACTTTGCCGGACCTGAAAAAGCAAATCCGTGAGACAGAGAATTCGCTTTCACTGATTCTTGGACAGGCACCGCAAAATATTGAACGTGGTACATTGGCCGAACAACAAATGCCGGAGAAACTGTCTGTAGGTATACCTTTGCAGATGCTTTCAAACCGTCCTGATGTAAAGCAGGCAGAAATGGCTCTTGCCGGTAGTTTCTATTACACAAACCAGGCTCGTTCAGCTTTCTATCCTAAAATAATAATAAACGGATCGGCCGGATGGACAAACAGTGCCGGAGGTGCTATCGTTAATCCGGGAAAGATCATTGCTTCAGCTGTTGGTTCACTTACACAACCAATATTTGACAGAGGTGTAAACGTAGCTAAACTTAAGATTGCAAAAGCTCAGCAACAGGAAGCTTTACTAGCTTTTCAACAAAAGATCTTAAATGCAGGCACAGAAGTAAGCAATGCTCTTTATAAGTATCAGTCGTCTAATGAGAAATGTGTTCAGCGCAAACAGCAGATTCAGTCTTTGAATAGTAGCGTTGACAAAACTCAGCAGTTAATGAAACTTGGTTCTTCTACATACCTAGAGGTTCTTACTGCTCAGCAATCTTTATTGAGTGCGCAGCTGTCAGACGTTCAGGATAGTTTTGAACGCATTCAGTCAGTAATTAGTTTGTATCAGGCCTTAGGTGGTGGAAGATAA
- the lpxA gene encoding acyl-ACP--UDP-N-acetylglucosamine O-acyltransferase → MNTISPLAYVNPEAKIGEGVVIHPFAYIDKNVVIGNNCIIMPNASILNGTRLGDNNQVFQGAVLGATPQDFSYHGGDTVLEIGNNNVFRENVVVSRSSSSTGKSVIGDKNFFMDGVHICHDCNIADHCVIGIKSIIAGNCVVGSHVIFSSMVSMFQDTSVGAWSLVQGGCRLKKDVPPYIVTTTNPTSYYGVNVEILKHHNIPEKIIQHIAQAYGLIFHAKVSIADALIRVEQEVPISDEIQNIIDFIKDSKKGLI, encoded by the coding sequence ATGAACACGATTAGCCCGTTGGCTTATGTCAATCCGGAAGCAAAAATTGGAGAAGGAGTAGTTATACATCCTTTTGCATATATTGATAAGAATGTTGTAATTGGAAACAATTGCATTATTATGCCTAATGCCAGCATTTTAAATGGCACACGTTTAGGTGATAATAATCAGGTTTTTCAGGGGGCTGTTCTTGGTGCAACTCCACAAGACTTCTCTTATCACGGTGGAGATACTGTACTGGAAATAGGAAATAATAATGTTTTCCGTGAAAATGTTGTTGTAAGCCGTTCTTCAAGCAGCACCGGAAAATCAGTTATTGGTGATAAGAATTTCTTTATGGATGGCGTTCATATCTGCCATGATTGCAATATTGCAGACCATTGTGTAATTGGAATAAAATCTATTATTGCAGGAAACTGTGTTGTTGGTTCTCATGTGATATTCAGTTCTATGGTTAGTATGTTTCAAGATACTAGTGTTGGTGCATGGAGCTTAGTACAAGGAGGATGTCGCTTAAAGAAAGACGTTCCTCCGTATATTGTCACCACAACAAATCCTACCAGCTATTATGGTGTGAATGTTGAAATCCTTAAGCATCATAATATACCTGAAAAAATAATTCAGCATATAGCTCAGGCTTATGGTTTAATATTTCATGCAAAAGTAAGTATAGCCGATGCTCTTATCAGAGTAGAACAGGAAGTTCCTATAAGTGATGAAATACAGAATATTATTGATTTTATAAAAGATTCAAAAAAGGGACTAATCTAA
- a CDS encoding metallophosphoesterase, which yields MVRTKAHLLILFFTLFFYSCDLFEYQPYDGHISGETGINAKNTKRIKQNTEGKTTIRFAMMGDSQRFYDETKDFVNHLNKRNDIDFVIHGGDQTDFGATKEFMWMRDIMNSLKVPYVALLGNHDCLGNGENIFEKIYGEENFSFMAGNIKFVCLNTNALEYDYSHPVPDFSFMKKEIQNIEPGQEKTVIAMHVKPYTEQFNNNVVELFEYYINKFPKVQFCVNAHDHRLEVDEIFKDGITYYGSDDMKGRNYLLFTITPEGYNYEVVYY from the coding sequence ATGGTAAGAACAAAAGCTCACCTTCTAATACTATTCTTTACTCTATTTTTTTATTCCTGTGATTTATTTGAGTATCAGCCTTACGATGGCCACATCAGCGGAGAAACAGGAATTAATGCCAAAAACACAAAACGTATAAAACAAAACACCGAAGGAAAAACCACCATTCGCTTTGCTATGATGGGTGATTCACAGCGTTTTTATGATGAAACGAAAGATTTTGTAAATCACCTGAACAAACGTAACGATATTGATTTTGTAATTCATGGAGGCGATCAAACCGACTTTGGTGCTACAAAAGAATTTATGTGGATGCGCGATATCATGAATTCTCTTAAAGTTCCTTATGTTGCTTTGTTGGGCAATCATGATTGCTTAGGCAACGGTGAGAATATTTTTGAAAAGATATATGGCGAAGAAAACTTTTCATTTATGGCCGGAAATATAAAATTTGTCTGCCTCAATACCAATGCACTCGAATACGACTATTCACATCCGGTTCCTGATTTCAGTTTTATGAAAAAAGAAATTCAGAACATTGAACCGGGACAGGAAAAGACTGTAATAGCAATGCACGTAAAACCGTATACTGAGCAGTTTAATAATAATGTAGTTGAGCTTTTTGAATACTACATAAATAAATTCCCTAAAGTTCAGTTTTGTGTAAACGCTCATGATCACAGATTAGAGGTCGACGAAATCTTTAAAGATGGAATTACCTATTATGGTAGCGATGATATGAAAGGCAGGAATTATTTACTCTTTACTATAACCCCTGAAGGATATAATTATGAAGTGGTGTACTATTAA